The Methanolobus sp. WCC4 genome includes the window TTGTCATTCATTATTGATATGACAATTATTCAATTGACATGATAAAATAAGGGATGGATGCTTTTAAAGTTTATGCGGGCATTGCCCACATAACGCATCCATAGAAGCTTATCTCACGATCACAACAGGGACACCATTGATGTCAAGTACATCCACGGCCCTTCCTGCTGAGACGACTTCCTTCTCGATATCAACACATTCAGGATCAAGCTCAAGCATATCACCATTCACCTTAACGGTGATCTTGCCATTTGCGATCTCATCAGCGATCTTCTTCGGATTCTCCTCTGTCAGAGCATTGATGATGTCCTTTGCCTGTCCCCTGAACTTAGGACCAATGACACCCATATTGGGCTTGACATTGACAGGAACATGCTCGAAATCAGGCTCACCTGCAATAACCTCTACAGGAGAGTTGGTTGCACCCAGTACATCGGTTATGTCTGCGAGCGTGCCATATATCTCGATCTTCTCAAGGGGAGCGTTGAGTGCCATGCCATGCTCGGACTTATATCTCCTTACACTGCTGGCAATGTCCTTAATGAACTCACCTGATGCCTCGATATCAGAATTGATGAGAGACTCTGAAGACTGTGGCCATGACTGTACGTGTACACTGCCTTCACCTATACGGGAGAACATCTCCTCTGCAAAGAACGGAGCGAATGGTGCAAGCATACGGGAAAGAGCATCGATAGCAACATGCAATGTGTATCTTGCAGCCTTCTTCCCGGCTTCATCATCACCATAGAGACGTGCCTTTACAAGCTCGATATAGTTGTCCGCAAGGACATCCCATGTGAATCCTCTTACAGCTTTGAAAGTCTCATCGAACTGGTAGGCTTCCATTGAGTCCGTTACTGAACTGATAAGCCTGTTAAGGTTACTGAGCAGCCACCTGTCAACGATCTTCAGCTCGTCAACATCCATTTCGCTGTGCTCATATTCCTCAAGATGGGACATACTGAACCTGTAGATACTCCACATCTTTGCGAAGAACCGGGATGCTGAAACCACATCCTTCCAGCGGAACATCACATCGGAACCTGGTGAACCTCCAATTGCAGCCCACTGCCTGAATGAGTCAGCACTGTAATCCTTGATGACCTCTTCCGGTGAGATGACATTACCAAGTGACTTGCTCATCTTGTGTCCATCCTCACCAAGTACCATACCATTGATCAGTATGGAATCCCATGGCCTCTTGCCCTGTATCGCCATGGAACGCAGTATTGTGTAGAAAGCCCATGTCCTGATGATATCATGTCCCTGCGGACGGAGCTGTGTTGGGAGTCTCATCTCGTGGTCTGTGAGCCATCCTGATACATGGAGTGCGGTAATGGATGAGTCCATCCATGTGTCGAGAACGTCCTCTTCTGCCTCGAACTCAGTACATCCACAGTTACAGGCTTCCGGTGGCTGCTGTGTTGTCGGGTCGATAGGCATCCATTCTTCCTTTGCCACCATTACCTCGCCACAGTCCTTACAGTACCATACAGGGATCGGGGTTGCGAAAAGCCTCTGGCGGGATATACACCAGTCCCATTCCATGGTGTTGTTCCAGTTATCGAGTCTGACCTTCATGTACTCAGGTAGCCACTCGATCTCATTTGCAGCCTTTGCGATCTCTTCATTATCGATCTTTATGAACCACTGGCGTTCGGAAAGGATCTCAATAGGAGTGTCACATCTCCAGCACTTACCGACATTCTGCTCAAGTGGCTTCTGTTCGAACAGATAACCTTCTGCTTCAAGGTCATTGATGATCGCCTGCTTACATTCAGGAATGGTCATTCCTTCGTATTTACCGGCAATTGCGGTCATCAGACCGTTCTTGTCAATGGCCTTTCGTAGTGGAAGACCGTGTTCTATCCACCATCTGACATCCTGCTTGTCACCGAAGGTACAGATCATAACGACACCTGTACCAAATGCAGGATCGACATCCTTGTCGCCAATGACCTTGACATCATGACCGAAAAGAGGGACCTTTACAGTTGAGCCGAGATTCTCCTTGTAGCGGTCATCCTCAGGATTGATAGCAACAGCAACACATGCTGCAAGTAATTCCGGTCTTGATGTGGCTATCTGAAGACCATCGAAATGCAGGTAGTTGAGCTTTGTCTCCCTTGAATCGTATTCCACTTCTGCAAAGGCAATTGCTGTTTCACATCTTGGACACCAGTTCACAGGGTGCTCGGACTGGTAGAGACGGTCCATGTCATACATCTTCCTGAAAGACCTCTGGGTCTTGGAATAGTACTCAGGCTCCATTGTCACGAACTCATTGCTCCAGTCTGTGGAAAAACCGAGATTCAGCATGGTCTGTCTCATCTTCTCGATGTTACCGACTGTAAGCTCATGGCACATCCTCCTGAACTCTTCTCTTGGAACCTCGTTCTTGGTTATACCATGGATCTCCTCTACCTTTACCTCAGTAGGAAGACCGTGGCAGTCCCAGCCCTGTGGGAACATCACATTGTATCCGCACATGCGCTTGTATCTTGCAACGAAATCTATGTAACACCAGTTAAGGGAGTTACCGATATGGAAATTTCCTGTAGGATATGGAGGAGGAGTATCGATTATGTACTGGGGTCTGCTGTTATCTTTCCAGTCAAAGTGATACATGGACATATCCCATGAATCGCGCCATTTAGGCTCTATGATATGTGGGTCATATTCTTTAGGAATGGTCATTGTGACTCTCCGGTCAATGTGATCAGTTAATATTAGTATTAGGATCGGATCATAGTGGTCGTGTTTTTTATCCTAAGTGGTGTAAGATTATTTAAATTATCTGGTTAAGAACAGGATGAGATCCGGCAGGACACAAATGGAATACAGTAATGGGATGTTCCTGCGAAATTCAACATTAGAGGCTGCCCCTGCACAAAGGACCATCCTGGAGAAAGACCAATACCTGACAAAAGGTCATTGGTGTACGATAGAAAGCAAACTTTTTCCTTACGAATGGATGATAATACCACCCGGAATATATGCGTTCTTTTGCCAGGCGACGTGCAGGTGGACGAGCCGGCTGTTGGAGGGAGTATCTGGTATATCAAGTTTACTATTCCATCCTCATAAAAGACACATATACAATAAAGGCAGAATGAAGACAGTACTTCCCCATTTTCAATATTGATAGCAGGAAACCGAAAACACTTTATACAAATCTATACCATTTTAGAAAGGGGAGGCAGAGACGAGTGATCGTCGAGGTGAGGTGAACAATGATCAGGAAAGTAGCTGTTTTTGCATTTAACGGAGAAGAGATGTGTTTCATCCATTCCCTGATGAATGCACTTGACATGAAAGAGAAAGGCTATGATGTAAAACTGGTGATAGAAGGTTCTGCGACCCGTCTTGTGAAAGAAGCAGAGAATGAGAAACGACCCTTTACCAGCCTTTACGAAAAAGCAAAGGATGCAGGACTTATAGACTGTGTCTGCAGAGCATGTGCAACCAAAATGGAAAGTCTTGAAAGTGCAAAGCAGCAGGAACTACCATTATGTGATGAGATGTTCGGACACCCCAGCATGGCAAGATATATGGATGACGGCTATGAGATCATCGTGGTCTGATCACCAAAACAACAATGGAGGAATAAAATGATAAGTGAGAAGATGACAGAAGCCCTTAACGGGCAGATCAACAAAGAGATGTATTCTGCATACCTCTACATGGATATGTCAGCCCACTGTACCTATGTAGGACTTAATGGTTTTGCTAACTGGTTCATGGTACAGTACCAGGAAGAGATGAGCCATGCAATGAAGATATACAACTACATTAACGATCAGGGTGAAAAGGTCATCCTTGATGCCATCGAGAAACCACCGGAAGACTTCGGTACTCCATTGGAGATGTTCGAGGCAACATTGGAACATGAACAGTTCATAACGAAGTCCATTCATGAACTGGTAGACCTTGCAAACGAAGAAAAGGACTATGCAACCCAGATATTCCTCCAGTGGTTCGTAACAGAACAGATAGAGGAAGAAGCAAACGATAACGAACTGATAGCCAAGCTCAAACTTGTCGGAGAGGACGGAAATGGTCTTTTCATGCTGGACAAGGAACTTGAAGTAAGGACATTCAAACCTCCTGCAGAAGAGGAATGATCAATAGAAAGTAATAAAAGGTGAGAGTATGGAATTCGGTGAAATACTTAAAGGAAAGGATGTCGAAGGTAAAGAGAAGCATGTCCCTGCAATAGACATCATCAGAGAACACGGACATGCAAAGGCTGATTATGTACGTGTGATCGTAGGAAAGGAAGTACCACATCCAAACACTGTGGAGCACCATATTGCATGGGTGGAACTCTATGGCACCACCAAAGAAGGAAAGGTCGTTAACTTTGGTAAGATGACATTTGAACCAGTATACACGGAGCCTACTGCCAGTTTCCACGTAAACAACATTGACGACTTCAAGTCATTCTGTGCACTCGAATACTGCAACGTTCATGGTGTCTGGCAGAACTGCATAGAGGTTTGAGACAAATACTCGAAAATACATGTATTGTGGCATCTGTTGCCACATCTTTTTTATATGTGTTCATTTTCACCTCTACATAGTATAATACGATCCTGTGTAAAGTAAAGAGGTGAACTTCATGTTGGTACAACTTGTAGCTAAATTAACATTCCTTGCCCTGATAGCCGGGCTTTTGACATATACGCTGCTGACCTACATGGTCCCATACATGTCTACCTGAGCAATAACAAAAAAAGAAGAAGAAGAAGAAGAAGAAATTGGGGTCACTCTGATCCTTCGTAACCTATCTCTTCCTTTGTCAGATAGCATGCCGGGTCATCCGCCCAGACATTACCATAGACAGACTCCGCTCTTACGCGGAAATTGCCATTACAGACATCGAACCACTTACATCTGGCACATCTGTCAGCGTTCTCCTTGATCAGAGGCTTACGATCCTTAAGACCTGCCATAAGCTCGTCACTGGTATCCTTCCATATCTCACTGAACTTACGGTCCTTTACATTACCAAAGGAGTAATGCCTCCAGAACTGGTCAGGGTGTACTGAACCATCCCATGAGACACAACCAAAGCCGATACCTGTTGAATTGCCTCTGTTCATGTTCAGGAGTTCAAGTACCTCGGCAGCCCTTTCAGGGTCCTCTTTCAGAAGACGCAGGTAGATGTATGGACCATCACAGTGATTATCCACCGTAAGCACCTCTACCATCTTACCCTTACTATGGAGTTCCCTTGTCTTATCGATAAGAAGGTCAACTGTCTGACGACTTTCCTCAAGGGACAGATCCTCATTGATCATATCGGAACCACGGCCTGAATAGACCAGATGATAGAAACAGATACGAGGGATGTTCTCTTTTTCCATAAGGTCGAAGATCGCAGGGATGTCATGGACATTGTGCTTGTTTATCGTGAACCTGAGACCTACCTTGATACCTTCTTTCTGGCAATTGTGAAGACCCTGCATTGCCCTGTCAAAGGAACCTTCAATACCACGGAACTTATCATTCGTCTCACGCATTCCATCAATGGATATGCCAACGTAGGACAGACCGATATCCTTTAGCTTCTTTGCTATCTCCTCTGTGATCATGGTACCGTTGGTGGAGATCACAGCCCTGATACCTTTTGAGGTCGCATAGCCCGCAAGTTCAGGAAGGTCCTTCCTCATCAGCGGCTCTCCGCCTGAGAACAGGATAACGGGTGTTCCGAAATCAGCAAGGTCATCTATGAGCGCCTTACCCTCCTCCAGGGTTAGCTCATTATCGTACTCAATATCCTTTGAATGCGCATAACAGTGAACACAGCGAAGGTTGCAGCGCTTGGTCACATTCCAGACTACAACGGGTTTTTTATCTTTTGAGAACTGGAGCAGGTGGGATGGGAGTTTCTTTGAATCACGCCCATAACGAAGAGCATCAGAAGGCTCCACGGTCCTGCAATAGAGTTTTGAAATTCCTATCATGATCGGGACTCCGAAATAAAAGAATAGAAGCAATATGTAAAACTTGTTTTAGTATATGCGAACACCTATACCATCATCCTATATTATACTATGGTAGACAGGTAAATAATACTAAAATAGATATTAAAAGAGATGGTGAAGGAATGCTCATTCAAGCAATTCCTGAACCTTTTTGAGAATATCCTCGAATGTGAACTTACCGGGTGTCACTGATACATTGACCCCGAAACTCTCGATAGTCCGGGCTGTCGGGATGCCTATTGCAGCAACAATAGAGTTGTTCATGACCTCAATTACCTCTTCTTTTGAGGACTGTTCCATAGCATATTCGAAGAAATTACGCACCATCATTGAACTTGTGAATGCGAAAACATCGATCTCACCGGCAAGCGCTCTGGAAATAAATTCTTTCTGTTCCTTTCCTTCGGGTTTTGTCAGTGTGTAGACATTGGTCTCATGCACCTCGGCACCGCATTCCTTCAGACCCTTGAGGAGAAGAGGAGAACCGTAGGAGCTTCTGGCAGTGTCAATTATCTTGCCCTTTATATCAGGACAGAGGAATTCAACTATTCCTTCTGAACTATAGACTCCGGGCATTCCGAGCACGTTGATGCCCAGTTCCTCCAGGGCCTTGCTGGTCGTAGGACCGATGGAGATCACCTTTGTGGCATTGAGGGCATCAATGAAAGCATCCCTGTCCTCGATCTTGTCCAGAGTGAAGTCAATACCATTTGCACTTGTAAAGATAACATAGTCAGGAACCCCTGACATGACCCTCTCAACAAACCCATCGAAGTATTCGTCCTTCATATCTGCAAGCTCGATCATGGGAACCGCAAGGGGGGAAAAGCCCATCTTCTTTGCCAGTGCAACTGAATCGTCCAGATAGCGTTCCGGACGCATGATCGCAAGTACGGGTTCTTTGACTTGTTCTGCCACAGGTAACACTCCCTAATCAAAACTTGCAGGCGCCTGCTCGCCAAGTTCCTCGTGAAGTGTCACGACATCCCCTATTATTGTGATAGCAGGAGTCTTAACACCTCTTTCTTTTGCAACTTCGGCAATGTTCTCAAGAACACCAACGGTCACACGCTGATCAGGTCTTGTGCCTCTCTCGATAAGTGCCACCGGGGTCTTAGGGTCCTTTCCGAACCTCATGAGCTCACCGACATTCCTGCCGAGCATCTTGACACCCATGAATATGACAATGGTACCATCGAACTTTGCAAGGGTCTCCCAGTCAAGAGCACTTTCCTCTTTTGTGGGATCCTCATGACCTGTTATGAACGTGACCATGGAAGCATGGTCCCTGTGGGTAACTGGTATGCCTGCATATGCAGGAACAGCTACTGCGGATGTAATGCCCGGTACGACCTCGAACTCGACACCTTCGGCCATAAGTTCCTGAGCCTCTTCACCGCCACGACCGAACATGTATGGGTCTCCGCCCTTAAGGCGCACTACATTCTTTCCTTCCTTGGCCTTCTGAACGATAACGGCATTGATCTCATCCTGAGTGAGTGTATGGTCCCCCGCATGTTTACCTGCATCGATCTTCTCCGTGCTCTGAGGAATGGAATCGATTATAGCCTTTCCCGGAAGCTGATCATACACGACAACCTCAGCAGTATCCAGCAGACGGCGTGCTTTGAGCGTTAATAGTTCCGGGTCACCCGGGCCTGAACCAACCAAATAGACTTTACCATATTTCTGGGACATGTTAGTGAGATCCTGTTTATCTTTTTTAGAATGGTAATGAACTTACCAACTTATAAATATGCATCGTCCCGAATTACGCACCAGAACAAGATAACTTTATCTGTAAAATAAAAGCAAAGCTGCTTAAGTGGAAATATAAGGAAAGTGTTGATATGCCTATCAATTTACTTTATTTAAATAAAAAGTAGTGCCGTACCTCTATTGATACCGCACCGATCCAACCCGTTAGAACCTATTTCTTGCTCAATATATAGAACAGCATTTCCTTGTTCAATTTCCCTTCACGTTCCAGTTTATTGACTATATCCTCATCAGACATTCCTTCAGACTTAAGCTCCTTTATCTTGTCAAGCAATGCAGGTGCGATACTATAGTACTCATTAATATCTTTCCTGTGGCCCCACACATCACCCTCGATAAGCTTGATATTCTGCATGGTCATGAACATCTCGATGGACTTAGAGACGGTACGCCTGTAAGAACTCGGGATCTGGATAACTTCCACTTTAGGACAGGTCTGGACAAGTGCAAATATATCCTTGTTCGATGGTCTGAATGCAAGATGGATGACCTTCTCATTTGGATTCAAATGAGGTATCTCCTCTCGCGAACTTACAACTCTTATTTTCATAAGTCTCCCTCACCTCCGATTAACTGAGAACTTATTAAAATAATGTATGTATTCACCTATTAAATAATTACCGATTTATAGCCTAAAAAAGTAAAAGGGTATTCTACTCGAATCTGGTTCTCACAGAATCAGCATGCGCCTGCAGACCTTCCTTTTCAGCCAGCGAGATGACAGGTCCTTTCAATGTCTCAAGGCCCTTCTTGCTTATTCTCTGTATGCTTGCGGATTTCATGAAATGGGCAAGGTTCAATCCGGAATATAGTCTGGCGTAACCGGCTGTAGGCAGAACGTGATTGGTACCTGATGCATAATCACCTACCGGGACCGGAGCATAGTTGCCCACGAATATGGAACCTGCATGTTCTATACCCTCAAGGACTGCATCCTCATCCTCCACCATTATCTCAAGGTGCTCCGGGGCAAACTCATTGGAAAAAGTGATGCATTCATCCATGGAATCGACTACCAGTATTGCGGCGTTCTCAAGTGAAGTATTGACGATCTCAGTCCTGAGGGTTTCCTTTGCCTGCTTCAATACCTCAGCCTTTACGTCTTCTGCAAGCTCCTCAGATGTCGTTACGATCACAGAGACCGCATTAGGATCATGTTCCGCCTGAGCGATCATATCCGATGCCGCCATCCTCGCATTACAGGAATCATCGGCAATGATAAGCACCTCGCTGGGGCCTGCCGGGAAGTCGATCTCAGCCATGTCCCTTACCTGCATCTTTGCAGAGGTTACAAAGACATTGCCCGGACCTACTATCTTGTCAACCTTCATTACAGTTTCAGTACCATAGGCCATACCGGCAACTGCCTGCACACCACCCACCTTATATACGTGGTCTGCACCAGCCACCTTTGCTGCCGCGAGCGTCAGAGGATTGACCTTCCCATCCTTGCCAGGTGGTGTGCACATGACCACGTTCTTAACGCCCGCAACCTTTGCAGGCACTATGGTCATAAGGGCCGTGGAAGGGTATGATGCCCTGCCACCCGGAACATATGCCCCCACACTCTCAAGTGCGGTGAACTTCTGCCCCAGCTCGATCCCAGGGGACACCTCAATGAACCAGATCCTCTGAGGCATCTGAGCCTCATGGAACTTCCTGATGTTAGCAGCAGCAAACTCCAGGTTTGCCAGGAGTTCAGGGTCAATGCTCTTTGCAGCCTCATCTATCTCATCCTTTGAGACCTCGATAGCTTCGATATCGGCACCATCGAACTTCCGGGTATATTCACGCAGGGCTGCATCCCCATTATGCTTTACATCATTAAGGATCCCTGCAACCGTTTCTTCAACATCTGCAAGGTCCCCGCCACCACGGCCGATCAGTTTGTTCCTTTCTTCATCGGTAAGTTCGGATAGTTTCTTGTAAAGCATGTTATTTCCCCTGAAGGTCTGTAGAATTGTGATATGATAATGTTGATCAAGAATGTATTACTAAATGATTATGAATATTTCCTGATGCTTATACCTGTTCATCATATATAACGCTTAGAACGACTCTGGCTAAATACGCATATAATTAGTAAACCACAGATGAACACAGATAGAATTACTGTTATCTGTGTGACCTGCTGAAAGAAAGTTCAGCAGGCATCCAACTCCAAAGGAGATGGATGTATCTGTGTTTATCTGCGGTTCTATCAAAATTTGATTAACTGGAATATCCTACAAAGACTTTAGAACAAAGAGCTAAAAAGAGAAAGGGTCTATTTTTCAAAGTCACTGAAAGTGCTCTGTTCTTTCTCCATCAGCGAACCCATTGTCTGTGAATTAACCTTTCCGGGCTCCTCAGACTTAATATCAAAATGAAGACCTATCTCTTTGAAGAGCTTCCGGGCAGTCTTCGGACCGATAAGTTCTGAAACCCTCTCCAGACCTGAACTCTTGATAGCATCCACAGTCTTGATATCATTATCATAAAGCTTGCGGGCACGTACACGACCGATGCCCCTTATGCTGACAAGTTCGATAAGCTCTGGGGAGGCACCGTAGTGTATCCTTTTCTCTAGAAGGGCAGTGTGACTGGAAATATCAGCATTCTCGCTGCTCATTTCTGGAGCTATCAGGCCTGAGAGCCTCGACATTGAATGCATGAGCCATTCGGCAATGTCTGCAATGGCATGTACATCACCCTCGCCGACATTGAACTTCTTCGTTATGTAGTCAAGTGTCTTCTCACCTATCCAGTCCTGTATCAGAAGGGCGGTCTTCACCTCAGCAAGGAAAAATTCATAATCGATCTCCTTTGAGCGTGGAGGTATCTCCGCAAACTCGTCGCTATGGGCAAGGACAATGTCGTTGATCACCTCATAATCACCGGACCGCATGTAGAGCTGCCTCATATCCGGTGCCTTGCAGATAAGATGCAGAAGGGTGAGGTCTGTGATATTCTGAGGCTTAGCTTTTTTCAGGCCATCGACCATGTAAGCACCTGAAAGCGGGTCGATGTAAAGTGTGGATACCAGTCTCCCGAGAGCGGTTGGAAGCAGGCTCTCATCACCTTCAAGCATTCTGTTATACCTCAGGAAATCAAGACATTCATCCACCACATCCATGATGCCCCAGGTATCGTTCTGGTGGGCGAAGAACGTTGCCTCGATGAACTCCAGAAGTCCGTCCCTTGTGGTTGCAAAACCATTCACGACGGTGGAGAGGATGTGAGTCCTCAGGGCATTTTCGGAACCCAGTTTGGACCATATGTCCTCAGCATCGGAATCGATGTAATTGTCAAAGAGTCCTGTCATCTCATTATATGACTTCGCGATGAGCACGGATTCCCCATAGGGATCAAGATGCGGCCTTCCGGCCCTGCCTGCCATCTGCTTATAATCAAGGACAGGTATCGGTTGCATACCATAATTGGGGTCGTAACGCCTGTAACTCCTGATGATGACCCTCCTTGCCGGAAGGTTCAGGCCTGCTGCAAGGGTAGGAGTGCTGGAAATCACTTTTATCTTATTGCTTCTGAAACCATCCTCTACTATCTTCCGGTGTGCTGAGTTCAGGCCTGCGTGATGGAATGCCGTGCCGTCCCTTACACACTTAGCAAGCTCATTTGATGCCTCTGTCTCACCATTCTCGATTATCTGCTCCACAAGTTCATCAAGTGCATTGCGGGTCGGTTTGTCAAGTGTCTCTGAAACCATCCTGCCTGCTCTCTTTGCAAAGGAAACACTGTTCTTGCGGCTGCTCTCAAAGACAAGACACTGCCCACCGTCCTCAAGAGTGTCCAGCAGTACATTGACAGCCTCATCCTTTGTCCTGGCCTCAATAAGTTTCTGCGAACCATGGAAATTGATGTTGCCGTTCAGATAGACACCTTCATGCAGGCTCGTAGGACGCCATTCACTGAGCACGAGCTTTGCCTTCAGCCAGTCAGCGATCTCATATGCGTTACCAACGGTTGCCGATAGAGCGATTATCTGACAATCCGGGTTAAGCTTCATGAGCTTTGTGAGCGTGACCTCAAGTGTCGGGCCCCTGTTGGCAGAATCCAGCAGGTGCACCTCGTCCACAACTATAGTGGTTATCTCTTCCATCCACGTTGTCTCGTTACGCAAAAGGGAATCGGTCTTTTCGGATGTGGCGACTATTATGTCATTGGAACCGAGCCACTCATCCCTTGATTCGAAGTCACCTGTGGAGATGCCGACCCTGACCCCACCACTTTTTATGTTAATTGATGAAAATGTCCTGAACCTATCGAACTTCTCGCTTGCCAGTGCTCGCAGAGGTACGATGTAGAGAGCTTTGCCACCGTCTGCTATGGACTTTAGCATGGCAAGCTCTGCAAGAAGCGTCTTACCCGATGCTGTGGGAATTGCAGCGAGAAGGTTGTTGCCTTCGATCAGCCCTTTTTCGATGGCTTCGGCCTGTGGCGGGTAAAGTTCTTCTATGCCGGAGTCGGTGTAGAAACGGATGATATCTTCCGGCAGATCAAGGTCTTTTATTTGCAAGGAATCTTTGGAATGCAAAGATTTCTCTTTTTTGTTTAAAGTAGGACTTGTTCGTTTATCATCTTCAACTGTCCCATGGTTTTTTTGCTTTGATTCAGCAGGTAAAACTCTTTCTTTTATAGAAGATTCGTACAATAAATCTTGTTCAACTATTTGT containing:
- a CDS encoding ATP-dependent DNA helicase; this translates as MQIKDLDLPEDIIRFYTDSGIEELYPPQAEAIEKGLIEGNNLLAAIPTASGKTLLAELAMLKSIADGGKALYIVPLRALASEKFDRFRTFSSINIKSGGVRVGISTGDFESRDEWLGSNDIIVATSEKTDSLLRNETTWMEEITTIVVDEVHLLDSANRGPTLEVTLTKLMKLNPDCQIIALSATVGNAYEIADWLKAKLVLSEWRPTSLHEGVYLNGNINFHGSQKLIEARTKDEAVNVLLDTLEDGGQCLVFESSRKNSVSFAKRAGRMVSETLDKPTRNALDELVEQIIENGETEASNELAKCVRDGTAFHHAGLNSAHRKIVEDGFRSNKIKVISSTPTLAAGLNLPARRVIIRSYRRYDPNYGMQPIPVLDYKQMAGRAGRPHLDPYGESVLIAKSYNEMTGLFDNYIDSDAEDIWSKLGSENALRTHILSTVVNGFATTRDGLLEFIEATFFAHQNDTWGIMDVVDECLDFLRYNRMLEGDESLLPTALGRLVSTLYIDPLSGAYMVDGLKKAKPQNITDLTLLHLICKAPDMRQLYMRSGDYEVINDIVLAHSDEFAEIPPRSKEIDYEFFLAEVKTALLIQDWIGEKTLDYITKKFNVGEGDVHAIADIAEWLMHSMSRLSGLIAPEMSSENADISSHTALLEKRIHYGASPELIELVSIRGIGRVRARKLYDNDIKTVDAIKSSGLERVSELIGPKTARKLFKEIGLHFDIKSEEPGKVNSQTMGSLMEKEQSTFSDFEK